In Bradysia coprophila strain Holo2 unplaced genomic scaffold, BU_Bcop_v1 contig_350, whole genome shotgun sequence, a genomic segment contains:
- the LOC119080315 gene encoding uncharacterized protein LOC119080315, translating to MAYSEEESVMDRVLFIIKDDLPKNVLGKIWQPLSKIKNVRHIQDMTAFFLIEFITKVDCDAARAKGFEYVDNNQTIAGEFVNQGVIAAYMKGICKDGIGVGR from the exons ATGGCGTATTCAGAGGAAGAAAGC GTTATGGATCGTGTTCTCTTCATAATCAAAGACGATCTGCCGAAGAATGTGTTGGGCAAAATTTGGCAACCGTTAAGCAAAATTAAAAACGTCAGGCATATACAGGACATGACGGCTTTCTTTCTGATT GAGTTCATTACAAAAGTTGATTGTGATGCTGCAAGGGCGAAAGGTTTTGAATATGTTGACAACAA TCAAACCATCGCAGGTGAATTCGTCAATCAAGGAGTCATCGCGGCATATATGAAAGGAATCTGCAAGGATGGAATCGGTGTTGGACGTTAA
- the LOC119080314 gene encoding macrophage colony-stimulating factor 1 receptor 2: MMIVLIILCLLGTGTQFTVAVDELSSEQIVTVANETNHADISHVSTSTPSSSRRLSTTAYQQSSAGRNNKQLMLVLAARREALMKDRNRSHHTQDSTSSASTITFQTAQSPVEKLTPRRECERNCTSNFTARGSAGCMRKCAILFKAENSTTESNRRNIEALNSRIRVGEKEFNTIAEELLETEESQASGLYQEHPRSRYAPNVPETKDSTNSTNSSKRNYKPSNVIENEVRQTSTEKVYTKFVRTTTEGRHKRTNPTLAKHRTVSNENLSTSEESELLPYSIFGQKIATTKQNESKNLVTTSPRRSSIIDSSSRPASKLSDEEVMEFSVSKVPSYERKFRKFNPTHRNIVAMSRKIQNGPHSSDAGIVSTVSRSRIPEGLVVTNNSVDPKSEGSSVVENVSLLNYTKEVNQNDTLGSTIEPIVQSSTTTTTTYPISIGSTNKIPLSTTTTRPISTTRPTTTPSTTSSSTTTIRSTTTTRSTTTTSTTTAAPTLTPRTTSTTTPKTSTEFIRNVRSSTEISVVEKNDEPNDSVHPWVIYIPDSEPTSTSTETVTSHRSVPAHKTPTTTDKTIEKTLPATPATSLNLPDNVIKPRINFHPEETPNLIVFFKPNTTSDESTAKPDDKNFSSSTTKSFTRTTVSSSVRSTVNPIVKNQSTEDSFSSSDPMDVVAISSTESTSYNDANISSIYQNLSDIFKPTRKPNSISDGVFLNNNNDVTIEMYRMNMATYVLAALGMFPVLLIVLYIAKMIIFRRDDKSNCDLERYIISDSQKQISPVVKLDRSDHQIYSDGSIMTEHSFNRNLLKFKNLLGEGNFGQVWKAEADDLAGHLGTTRIVAVKTERCVNGGLREEAAIMRKLGSHSNVVTLLGACVEKEPHLLIMEFAMRGRLLSLLRAAKTAINNSHTIAIGSRKFAPLSPRRLTGFAHDIARGMEYISEKKIVHRDLATRNVLLDHNGVCKICDFGMSIDLEKTKSTQSNTRKLDLLRQQSSPESNRFRFDFHRRSFGHDRKADHCVKRPALPIRWMAPEALQYHIFSTETDVWAFGIVLWEIASGGCTPYPTLSGREVVRNIPNGTRPEIPSDCRPELYELMSRTWRKDPRQRPTFKDARNELARALCQWEVDDNTSDYLDVSGFSEDIEHGMVYFNRRISEFECEI, from the exons TATCCACATCAACACCATCTTCGTCACGGCGATTGTCAACCACTGCCTATCAACAATCATCTGCCGGCAGAAATAATAAACAACTTATGTTGGTATTGGCAGCACGTCGGGAAGCACTGATGAAAGATCGCAATAGATCGCACCACACACAAGATTCTACATCATCAGCATCAACAATTACGTTCCAAACGGCGCAGTCACCGGTCGAAAAGCTCACACCACGCCGAGAATGCGAAAGGAATTGTACGAGCAATTTTACAGCTAGAGGATCGGCTGGTTGTATGCGCAAGTGTGCGATTTTGTTTAAAGCGGAAAACAGTACAACTGAATCGAATCGACGTAATATTGAAGCGTTGAACAGTCGTATTCGGGTGGGTGAAAAGGAATTCAATACGATCGCCGAAGAGTTACTGGAAACGGAGGAGTCTCAAGCGAGTGGACTGTATCAAGAACATCCTCGAAGTAGATATGCACCGAATGTGCCAGAAACCAAAGATAGCACGAATAGCACAAATAGTAGTAAGCGTAATTATAAGCCAAGTAACGTAATTGAGAATGAAGTGAGGCAAACATCTACCGAAAAGGTGTACACAAAATTCGTTCGAACAACAACTGAAGGTAGACATAAGCGCACCAATCCAACATTAGCGAAACATAGAACAGTgagtaatgaaaatctgtccACGTCCGAGGAAAGTGAACTGTTGCCATACTCCATTTTTGGACAGAAAATCGCGACTACGAAGCAAAATGAGTCGAAAAATTTGGTTACAACATCACCCCGACGCTCGTCAATCATTGATTCGTCATCTCGGCCAGCTAGTAAACTGAGTGATGAAGAAGTCATGGAATTTTCGGTATCAAAAGTTCCGTCATATGAAcgaaagtttcgaaaattcaatCCAACGCATCGGAATATTGTTGCAATGAGTCGAAAAATTCAGAATGGACCGCATAGTTCGGATGCAGGCATTGTGTCGACTGTTTCACGAAGTCGCATTCCCGAAGGTCTTGTCGTGACTAATAATTCAGTCGATCCAAAGTCGGAAGGTTCGTCCGTTGTGGAAAATGTTAGTTTGCTGAATTACACCAAGGAAGTTAATCAAAACGACACTCTGGGTTCAACAATTGAGCCAATCGTTCAAagttcaacaacaacaacaacaacatatcCTATATCCATAGGCAGTACCAATAAAATTCCTCTTTCCACTACTACCACGAGACCTATAAGTACGACAAGACCTACAACAACACCATCAACTACATCAAGCTCCACAACTACAATACGCTCCACAACTACAACACGCTCCACAACTACGACCTCCACAACTACAGCAGCTCCCACACTCACTCCTAGAACGACATCTACAACTACACCAAAAACATCAACCGAATTCATACGAAATGTTCGTAGCTCAACCGAAATTTCCGTTGTTGAGAAAAATGACGAACCAAATGACTCAGTGCATCCGTGGGTAATCTATATTCCAGACTCGGAACCCACTTCTACATCTACGGAGACCGTTACAAGTCATCGCAGCGTACCAGCGCATAAAACTCCAACAACAACTGACAAAACGATAGAGAAAACTTTACCCGCGACACCTGCAACATCATTAAATTTGCCAGACAATGTGATCAAGCCGCGAATCAATTTTCATCCAGAAGAAACTCCAAATTTGATTGTATTTTTCAAGCCCAATACGACAAGCGATGAGTCGACAGCGAAACCCGACGATAAAAACTTTTCCTCGAGTACGACCAAAAGTTTTACCCGAACCACAGTATCATCGTCAGTTCGGTCGACTGTTAATCCAATTGTGAAAAACCAGTCCACCGAGGATTCATTTTCTTCGAGTGATCCGATGGATGTTGTCGCCATTTCATCTACAGAGTCAACGTCTTACAACGACGCCAACATATCGTCAATCTATCAAAATCTGTCCGATATTTTCAAACCCACGAGAAAGCCGAATTCAATAAGCGACGGAGTGTTCCTCAATAACAACAACGATGTAACGATTGAAATGTATCGCATGAATATGGCAACGTATGTGTTGGCTGCTTTGGGAATGTTTCCTGTATTACTGATCGTCCTGTACATCGCCAAAATGATCATATTCCGAAGGGACGATAAGTCTAACTGTGATTTGGAACGGTACATCATATCCGATAGTCAGAAGCAAATTAGCCCGGTAGTGAAACTTGACCGGTCAGATCACCAGATTTACTCGGATGGATCCATTATGACTGAGCACAGTTTCAATCGAAATCTGttgaaatttaagaatttattgGGAGAAGGTAATTTTGGTCAGGTCTGGAAAGCTGAAGCTGACGATTTGGCTGGACACTTGGGAACAACCAGAATTGTTGCGGTTAAGACTGAACGATGCGTTAATGGGGGATTACGGGAGGAAGCAGCAATTATGAGAAAGCTGGGCTCTCATTCCAACGTTGTGACTCTGCTGGGTGCTTGTGTTGAAAAAG AACCACATCTTTTAATTATGGAATTTGCAATGAGAGGCCGACTGTTATCACTTCTAAGAGCCGCTAAAACCGCAATAAACAACTCTCACACGATTGCAATCGGATCGAGAAAGTTCGCACCATTGTCACCGCGACGACTAACTGGATTCGCGCATGACATTGCCAGAGGAATGGAGTACATTTCAGAGAAAAAG ATTGTACATCGTGATCTCGCCACAAGAAATGTTCTACTAGATCACAATGGCGTGTGCAAAATATGCGATTTTGGAATGTCCATTGATCTGGAGAAAACGAAATCAACTCAATCGAATACACGAAAACTTGATCTCCTTCGACAACAGAGCAGTCCCGAATCGAATCGCTTCCGATTCGATTTTCATCGACGTTCATTCGGTCACGATCGAAAGGCCGACCATTGTGTAAAACGACCTGCTCTACCTATACGGTGGATGGCACCGGAAGCGCTGCAGTATCACATCTTTTCCACGGAAACTGATGTGTGGGCTTTTGGAATTGTTTTATGGGAAATAGCGTCCGGAG GATGCACACCATATCCAACTCTATCTGGCCGTGAAGTGGTTCGCAATATTCCAAATGGTACTCGTCCCGAAATTCCGTCCGACTGTCGTCCCGAACTGTACGAATTGATGTCACGCACATGGCGTAAAGATCCACGGCAACGGCCTACATTCAAAGACGCTCGCAACGAGCTCGCCCGGGCGTTGTGTCAGTGGGAAGTGGATGACAACACTTCCGACTACTTGGACGTGAGCGGTTTTAGTGAAGATATCGAACACGGAATGGTTTATTTCAACCGACGAATATCGGAATTTGAATGTGAAATTTGA